A stretch of the Mesorhizobium huakuii genome encodes the following:
- a CDS encoding TetR/AcrR family transcriptional regulator, with product MTDGVVERSRPRDRILETARDMFHKHGIKGVGVDAITEAAGTNKMTLYRHFESKDELIVECLRANAAKAGAMWEGFEAEFPGDKLAQLHAWVRKAAVMLKADGRGCDMANAAAELTEPDHPARLVIKELKEAQRERLVALCRDAGIGQAELLADTLSLLFEGARVSVQTVGTEGPSTQFVRMAEGLIVSFRGTAAG from the coding sequence ATGACAGACGGCGTCGTGGAGCGCTCGCGTCCGCGGGATCGGATCCTGGAGACGGCGCGTGACATGTTCCACAAGCATGGCATTAAGGGCGTCGGCGTCGACGCCATCACCGAGGCTGCCGGCACGAACAAGATGACGCTCTATCGTCACTTCGAATCCAAGGACGAACTGATCGTCGAGTGCCTGCGCGCCAATGCGGCCAAGGCCGGCGCCATGTGGGAAGGGTTCGAAGCCGAGTTTCCCGGTGACAAGCTCGCGCAACTCCATGCCTGGGTTCGCAAGGCCGCCGTCATGCTCAAGGCTGACGGCCGTGGCTGCGACATGGCCAATGCCGCCGCTGAACTGACCGAGCCGGACCATCCGGCCAGGCTGGTGATCAAGGAACTCAAGGAGGCCCAGCGCGAGCGCCTCGTGGCGTTGTGCCGGGATGCGGGCATTGGCCAGGCCGAACTGCTTGCCGATACGCTGTCACTGCTGTTTGAGGGCGCGCGTGTCAGCGTGCAGACGGTGGGTACCGAAGGGCCGAGCACGCAGTTCGTGCGCATGGCTGAAGGGCTGATCGTCTCCTTCCGCGGCACTGCCGCCGGTTGA
- a CDS encoding LacI family DNA-binding transcriptional regulator, translating to MKATVSDIARNCGLSTATVDRVLNNRPGASAANRQRVMEAAKQLGYLPVADQVTLPSKPANLEFFLPIGSNAFMQDLARHIEDYASRLPLVASCRIHNLAGISPNALQSAVENLSLRANGVGVIAVDHPRTRNILRDIVEAGIRLVTLVSDIPAAPRSAYVGIDNRVAGRTAALLMGRFLGGREGHLAMVVGSRSYRGHEEREMGFRSVLGEEFPNLTVTSAVEINDEPDASYAETMKALHNEPELLGIYCVGAGRSGVAKAIREARPNRKPVFICHDLTRETRGYLVDDLVDVVIDQNARLIAEQSVIRLLGSIASSAPYLTRKFIEPRLIFRENVPVQ from the coding sequence ATGAAGGCCACCGTCTCCGACATCGCCAGGAATTGCGGGCTCTCGACCGCGACGGTCGACAGGGTGCTCAACAACAGGCCCGGCGCCAGTGCGGCCAACCGGCAGCGTGTCATGGAGGCCGCCAAGCAGCTTGGCTATCTGCCGGTAGCCGACCAGGTGACGCTTCCCTCGAAGCCCGCCAACCTCGAATTCTTCCTGCCGATCGGCAGCAACGCCTTCATGCAGGATCTGGCAAGACACATCGAGGACTATGCATCGCGCCTGCCGCTGGTCGCTTCGTGCCGGATCCACAACCTCGCCGGCATTTCGCCAAACGCGCTGCAGAGCGCCGTCGAAAACCTGTCGCTGAGAGCCAATGGCGTCGGTGTCATCGCCGTCGACCATCCACGAACCCGCAACATCCTGCGCGACATTGTCGAGGCCGGCATCCGCCTGGTGACGCTGGTGTCCGACATTCCGGCCGCGCCTCGTTCGGCCTATGTCGGCATCGACAACCGGGTGGCGGGGCGAACGGCTGCGCTTCTCATGGGACGTTTCCTCGGCGGCCGCGAGGGTCATCTGGCAATGGTCGTCGGTTCGCGCTCCTATCGCGGCCATGAGGAGCGTGAAATGGGTTTCCGCTCCGTGCTTGGCGAGGAATTCCCCAACCTCACCGTGACCAGCGCCGTCGAGATCAATGACGAGCCGGATGCCAGCTACGCCGAGACCATGAAGGCGCTGCACAATGAACCGGAACTGCTCGGCATCTATTGCGTCGGCGCCGGACGCTCCGGCGTTGCGAAAGCCATCCGCGAAGCCAGGCCCAATCGCAAGCCGGTGTTCATCTGCCACGACCTGACGAGGGAAACGCGCGGCTATCTCGTCGATGATCTCGTCGATGTCGTCATCGACCAGAACGCCAGGCTGATCGCCGAACAGTCGGTCATCCGCCTGCTCGGCTCCATCGCCTCATCGGCGCCCTATCTCACTCGAAAGTTCATCGAGCCGCGCCTGATCTTCAGGGAAAACGTGCCGGTGCAGTGA
- a CDS encoding ATP-binding cassette domain-containing protein has protein sequence MAEPLIRMQNIRKSYGRVQALEDANFHVNEREIVGLLGDNGAGKSTLIKVLSGAVPLTSGDIFIRGKKVTLRSTSDAIAQGIETIYQDSALVTQLSIARNLFLGREPIKPPRFLNRMDQEAMNTVARDLLKQVGISKNIPPTTPIGSLSGGERQAVAIARAMHFDSDLIILDEPTNNLGVAETQGVLSFVRSARDSGHSCIFIAHNIHHVFQVVDRIVVMRRGKVVADDIDPKKTTVTEVERIITGMSDKEIRDAIADGKPPH, from the coding sequence ATGGCCGAGCCATTGATCCGCATGCAGAACATCCGCAAGTCCTACGGCCGCGTGCAGGCGCTCGAGGATGCCAATTTCCATGTCAATGAACGCGAGATCGTCGGCCTGCTCGGTGACAACGGCGCCGGCAAGTCGACGCTGATCAAGGTTTTGTCGGGTGCCGTGCCACTGACCAGCGGTGACATCTTCATCCGCGGCAAGAAGGTCACCTTGCGCAGCACCAGCGACGCCATCGCGCAGGGCATCGAGACGATCTACCAGGATTCCGCGCTGGTCACCCAACTGTCGATCGCCCGCAATCTTTTCCTCGGGCGCGAGCCGATCAAGCCGCCGCGCTTTCTCAACCGCATGGACCAGGAGGCGATGAACACTGTCGCTCGCGACCTGCTCAAACAGGTCGGCATCTCGAAGAACATTCCGCCGACGACGCCGATCGGCTCGCTCTCGGGCGGCGAGCGCCAGGCGGTGGCGATCGCGCGCGCCATGCATTTCGACAGCGACCTCATCATCCTTGACGAACCGACCAACAATCTCGGCGTCGCCGAAACGCAAGGCGTGCTGAGCTTCGTGCGCAGCGCCCGCGATTCCGGCCATTCCTGCATCTTCATCGCGCACAACATCCACCATGTCTTCCAGGTGGTCGACCGCATCGTCGTCATGCGCCGGGGCAAGGTGGTCGCCGACGACATCGACCCGAAGAAAACAACCGTGACGGAAGTCGAGCGGATCATCACCGGCATGTCGGACAAGGAAATCCGCGACGCCATCGCCGACGGCAAGCCGCCGCACTGA
- a CDS encoding ABC transporter permease: MENHSLVQRLIARPEFGPFVLLVIEIGVFWGFNHDFLSPQNISNTLAFTVELGLIALAMTLLMTSGEFDLSVGSLFGFSPVLMWTLFNGGVTSLEMGFVVALLVAALIGLINGWFVTQLKIPSFLVTLGMLLVVRGSALFITDGFPQRTWSAEGSWLAEALVGDFFIGPFRIYMSLFWFIAAAIALGYVLTQSRTGNWIQAAGGNPNAARARGVNVNRVKIGLFVLSSLMASLAGVISSLRTSAANPNSGTGYELEVIAMVVIGGTALTGGRGTIIGTVLGILILRVMRNGIVLIGVPGLAYNIFIGAIILGMMALHSWLERRHQAGT, from the coding sequence GTGGAAAATCATTCGCTTGTCCAACGCCTGATCGCGCGGCCTGAATTCGGCCCCTTCGTGCTGCTCGTCATCGAGATCGGCGTTTTCTGGGGCTTCAACCACGACTTCCTGTCGCCGCAGAACATCTCCAACACGCTGGCCTTCACCGTCGAGCTCGGCCTGATCGCGCTGGCGATGACCTTGCTGATGACCTCAGGTGAATTCGACCTGTCCGTCGGATCCCTGTTCGGTTTCTCGCCGGTGCTGATGTGGACGCTGTTCAATGGCGGTGTCACCTCGCTGGAAATGGGCTTCGTCGTCGCGCTGCTGGTCGCCGCCTTGATCGGCCTGATCAATGGCTGGTTCGTCACGCAGCTCAAGATCCCGTCCTTCCTGGTGACGCTCGGCATGCTGCTGGTGGTGCGCGGCAGTGCGCTTTTCATCACCGATGGTTTTCCGCAGCGCACCTGGAGCGCCGAAGGCAGCTGGCTGGCGGAAGCGCTGGTCGGCGATTTCTTCATCGGGCCGTTCCGCATCTACATGTCGCTGTTCTGGTTCATCGCCGCTGCGATCGCGCTCGGCTATGTGCTGACGCAGAGCCGGACCGGCAACTGGATCCAGGCGGCGGGCGGCAACCCCAACGCGGCGCGGGCGCGCGGCGTCAACGTCAATCGCGTCAAGATCGGCCTGTTCGTGCTGTCGTCGCTCATGGCTTCGCTGGCCGGCGTCATCTCCTCGCTGCGCACCTCCGCCGCCAACCCCAACAGCGGCACCGGCTACGAGCTCGAAGTCATCGCCATGGTGGTGATCGGCGGCACGGCGCTGACCGGTGGGCGCGGCACGATTATCGGCACGGTGCTCGGCATCCTGATCCTGCGCGTGATGCGCAATGGCATCGTGCTGATCGGCGTGCCCGGACTTGCCTACAACATCTTCATCGGCGCGATCATCCTTGGCATGATGGCGCTTCACTCATGGCTGGAACGCCGGCATCAGGCAGGGACTTGA
- a CDS encoding substrate-binding domain-containing protein, translated as MLTRLRLVLYGLLVALTVIPAAAQAKTFYWISHGGPADPVWTYFLAGAKQWAKDTGNTVNTSFHNGDVASQQEAVRAALSAKADGIVTTSPDPGSLVEIVKEARAANIPIINFNTPDPKANFNAYVGGDNVTFGKHWAQYLVDKGLVKKGDFVWMPVEVPGATYGVQEEEGIKSVFGPLGITYEVTEATLDQAEVINRMVDYLTAHEGKVNAIIGLGDLVTGSIKRVFDQVGVKPGEIPVVGWGNSLDTTQEVLNGYVNAGQWQDPQATSYVALSLANMAASGIPPGFNVITGALYEKDTAGVYDKILSGK; from the coding sequence ATGCTGACAAGACTGAGACTTGTGCTCTACGGCCTGCTGGTCGCGCTGACGGTCATTCCGGCAGCGGCGCAGGCCAAGACCTTCTACTGGATTTCACATGGCGGCCCGGCCGATCCGGTCTGGACCTACTTCCTTGCCGGCGCCAAGCAATGGGCCAAGGACACCGGCAACACCGTCAACACCTCGTTCCACAATGGCGACGTCGCCTCCCAGCAGGAAGCGGTTCGCGCCGCCCTCTCGGCCAAGGCCGACGGCATCGTCACCACCAGCCCCGACCCGGGCAGCCTTGTCGAGATCGTCAAGGAAGCCCGTGCGGCCAACATCCCGATCATCAACTTCAACACGCCCGATCCAAAGGCCAATTTCAATGCCTATGTCGGCGGCGACAACGTCACCTTCGGCAAGCACTGGGCGCAATATCTGGTCGACAAGGGCCTGGTGAAGAAGGGTGACTTCGTCTGGATGCCGGTCGAGGTCCCCGGCGCCACCTATGGCGTCCAGGAAGAGGAAGGCATCAAGAGCGTCTTCGGACCGCTCGGCATCACCTATGAAGTGACCGAGGCGACGCTCGACCAGGCCGAGGTGATCAACCGCATGGTCGACTACCTCACCGCCCACGAGGGCAAGGTCAACGCCATCATCGGGCTGGGCGACCTCGTCACCGGCTCGATCAAGCGGGTGTTCGACCAGGTCGGCGTCAAGCCGGGCGAAATCCCGGTCGTCGGCTGGGGCAACTCGCTCGACACCACGCAGGAAGTGCTGAACGGCTATGTCAATGCCGGCCAGTGGCAGGACCCGCAGGCGACCAGCTATGTCGCGCTGTCGCTCGCCAACATGGCCGCGTCAGGCATTCCTCCGGGCTTCAACGTCATCACCGGCGCGCTCTATGAGAAGGACACCGCCGGGGTCTACGACAAGATCCTGTCCGGCAAATAA
- a CDS encoding ABC transporter permease produces the protein MTRTETAPPLAGSATHQTRRSIRLPAETGAVVALAVLVALLGWLNPSFLEPANLLSVLGQAALPGLLAIGMVFVLATREIDLSAGAVFHLAATFTALLMVAGVDPWLAALAGVAAGAGLGLINGLLVIALRLPALLVTLGTWWMIQGLSLVTGKGQTIAPPGADVLATLSGKAFVIVPVTGIIFVVLAMAMHVVLNRTRFGYRVQAVGSNPQAAAYAGIPTGKVRVLALVLMGAVAGLAGVIHLGAQGAIAPGDGGTFALLAIAAAIVGGTSLSGGNGSVIGAAIGMLVLQVILSAMTLLGVDAIWAAFTTGALVVLALAVDRSVRLWRNRRDGHDDPLG, from the coding sequence ATGACCAGGACCGAGACCGCGCCGCCGCTTGCCGGGTCGGCGACCCATCAAACCAGACGCAGCATCCGGCTGCCGGCCGAGACTGGTGCTGTCGTTGCGCTCGCCGTGTTGGTCGCACTGCTTGGCTGGCTGAACCCCTCTTTCCTCGAACCGGCCAATCTGCTCTCGGTGCTGGGCCAGGCCGCCCTGCCCGGCCTGCTGGCGATCGGCATGGTGTTCGTGCTCGCAACGCGCGAAATTGATCTTTCAGCCGGTGCGGTGTTCCATCTTGCGGCGACCTTCACCGCCTTGCTGATGGTTGCCGGAGTGGACCCCTGGCTTGCCGCGCTGGCGGGTGTCGCGGCCGGCGCCGGCCTTGGCCTGATCAACGGCCTGCTGGTGATCGCGCTGCGTCTGCCGGCTCTGCTGGTGACGCTCGGCACTTGGTGGATGATCCAGGGCCTGTCGCTGGTCACCGGCAAGGGACAGACAATTGCGCCGCCGGGCGCGGATGTCTTGGCTACGCTGTCGGGCAAGGCGTTCGTCATTGTGCCGGTCACCGGCATCATCTTTGTCGTGTTGGCGATGGCGATGCATGTCGTGCTCAACCGTACCCGCTTCGGCTACCGGGTCCAGGCCGTGGGCAGCAATCCGCAAGCTGCCGCCTATGCCGGCATTCCAACAGGCAAGGTCAGGGTACTGGCGCTAGTGCTGATGGGCGCGGTGGCCGGGCTTGCCGGCGTGATCCACCTCGGCGCCCAGGGCGCTATTGCTCCCGGTGACGGCGGCACATTTGCACTGCTGGCGATTGCGGCGGCCATCGTTGGCGGCACATCGCTTTCAGGCGGCAACGGCAGCGTCATCGGTGCCGCGATCGGCATGCTGGTCCTGCAGGTGATCCTCAGCGCAATGACCTTACTCGGCGTCGATGCCATCTGGGCCGCCTTCACCACCGGTGCTCTGGTCGTGCTTGCTCTCGCGGTCGACCGGTCAGTCCGGCTGTGGCGCAACCGGCGTGACGGTCACGACGACCCGCTCGGCTGA
- a CDS encoding sugar ABC transporter ATP-binding protein: protein MSDSPILFVRTVARRFGGTVVLDDMNLVVERGSIHALVGESGAGKSTLTKVLAGIVRPDRGTIEFDGKTATIDSPNAARKLGIGVVLQQPGLFPERPVLANLFVNREPIHNGLISRREMEARSRELLRQLGLDVDVYAPLGDLGPGERQLVAIARALLENPRLLLLDDPNSALDQRQSERLFAVLRGLKARGMSMLYGSNRLGDALAIADQLTVIRNGRDVLSKARQELTASEEAMIGQLRQSLFPLPLRALPTLAGTLRPQIIIDGLGGGVLSAVRLTARAGEILGLAGSGARDLLALLFGLRKPRQGKVRFPDGDGLPKTQMEAARRNICMISGERGNGLMPEKSIAFNMANVVVGARDWGSRWYSPEAALGRAARQIEALRIRSTPEMPAGSLSAGGQQKVIIAKWLEIGPQVVLLDEPARGIDIGSKQEIYALIRQMAASGCIVLLHSSELSELTGLCDRILAFHQGRLAGEIAGDEMDVARLLTLITSGKPVDENRRSNRESSAA from the coding sequence ATGTCCGATTCGCCGATTCTGTTCGTGCGCACCGTCGCCAGGCGCTTTGGCGGCACGGTTGTGCTCGATGACATGAACCTTGTGGTCGAGCGCGGCTCGATCCACGCGCTGGTTGGCGAAAGCGGCGCCGGCAAATCGACGCTGACAAAGGTGCTGGCGGGCATTGTCCGGCCGGACCGCGGCACCATCGAGTTTGACGGCAAGACCGCGACGATCGACAGCCCCAACGCGGCGCGCAAACTGGGTATCGGCGTGGTCCTGCAACAGCCGGGGCTGTTTCCCGAGCGCCCGGTGCTGGCCAATCTGTTCGTCAACCGCGAGCCGATCCACAACGGGCTGATTTCGCGGCGCGAAATGGAGGCACGCAGCCGCGAGTTGCTTCGCCAGCTTGGTCTCGATGTCGATGTCTATGCCCCGCTCGGCGATCTCGGGCCCGGTGAACGGCAGCTGGTCGCGATCGCCCGCGCGCTTCTGGAAAACCCGAGGCTCCTCCTCCTCGACGACCCGAATTCGGCGCTCGACCAGCGCCAGAGCGAGCGGCTGTTCGCGGTGCTGCGAGGGCTCAAAGCCAGGGGCATGAGCATGCTCTATGGGTCGAACAGACTGGGGGACGCGCTTGCCATTGCCGACCAGTTGACGGTGATCCGCAACGGCCGCGACGTGCTGTCAAAGGCGCGGCAGGAACTGACGGCGTCCGAGGAAGCAATGATCGGCCAGTTGCGCCAGTCGCTGTTCCCGCTGCCGCTCAGAGCCCTGCCGACGCTTGCCGGCACGTTGCGGCCGCAGATCATCATTGACGGGCTCGGCGGTGGTGTTCTCTCCGCTGTCAGGCTCACGGCCCGCGCCGGCGAGATTCTCGGGCTTGCCGGTTCTGGAGCGCGGGACCTGCTTGCCCTGTTGTTCGGGCTGCGCAAACCGCGCCAGGGCAAGGTGCGTTTTCCCGATGGCGACGGCTTGCCGAAGACGCAGATGGAAGCGGCGCGGCGCAACATCTGCATGATTTCAGGCGAGCGCGGCAATGGGCTGATGCCGGAAAAGTCCATCGCCTTCAACATGGCGAACGTCGTCGTCGGTGCACGCGACTGGGGCTCACGCTGGTATTCGCCCGAGGCAGCGCTCGGCCGCGCCGCGCGGCAGATCGAGGCGCTGCGCATCCGGAGCACGCCGGAGATGCCGGCAGGCTCGCTTTCGGCCGGCGGCCAGCAGAAGGTGATCATTGCCAAATGGCTGGAAATCGGCCCGCAAGTGGTGCTGCTCGACGAACCCGCCCGCGGCATCGACATCGGCAGCAAGCAGGAAATTTACGCGCTGATCCGCCAGATGGCGGCCAGCGGCTGCATCGTGCTCCTGCATTCCAGCGAACTGTCCGAACTGACCGGGCTCTGCGATCGCATCCTTGCTTTCCATCAGGGCAGGCTGGCCGGCGAAATCGCCGGCGACGAAATGGACGTGGCAAGGCTTCTGACGCTGATCACGTCGGGCAAGCCCGTGGACGAAAACCGTCGGAGCAATCGGGAGAGTAGTGCGGCATGA